The following proteins come from a genomic window of Myroides odoratus DSM 2801:
- a CDS encoding RHS repeat-associated core domain-containing protein — MPTHYYGYLPFGELMVEHNNSNYDNVYKFNGKELDEQTGYYYYGARYYDPTMSVWLSPDPLAENAPNWTPYNYAWNNPIRNIDPDGRWAGPGDQFSSLLAAAKDFGQEYNGLSIRGKREIATVFYSYTNDEGGESFSYTQPYAEGKGFIDVGKGLEDIDVNTQTVVGSGHTHGADEDVRLTNVNGKTKHTSDANVFSANDIDIYNNQIQIGDGKTKPSVFGKIIQGFVITPSGGILHYDPSKDYGNKTKIDSNGVERHGYDQYIDKSMPSDPNSGTMRLNNNSPNKNPEIMPKDW, encoded by the coding sequence GTGCCAACGCATTACTATGGGTATCTACCGTTTGGAGAACTGATGGTAGAACACAACAACAGTAATTATGATAATGTGTACAAATTCAACGGTAAAGAATTGGATGAACAAACAGGTTACTACTATTACGGTGCGCGTTATTATGATCCGACGATGAGTGTATGGCTAAGCCCCGATCCGTTGGCGGAAAATGCTCCAAATTGGACACCATATAATTATGCATGGAATAATCCTATTAGAAATATAGATCCCGATGGAAGATGGGCAGGACCAGGAGATCAATTCTCTAGCTTATTAGCAGCAGCTAAAGATTTTGGACAGGAGTATAATGGTTTATCAATAAGAGGAAAACGAGAAATTGCTACAGTGTTTTATAGTTATACAAATGATGAAGGTGGGGAGTCCTTTAGTTATACTCAACCTTATGCAGAAGGAAAGGGGTTTATTGATGTAGGAAAAGGATTAGAGGATATTGATGTAAATACACAGACAGTTGTTGGTTCTGGACATACTCATGGAGCTGATGAGGATGTAAGATTGACAAATGTAAATGGAAAAACTAAGCATACTAGTGATGCCAATGTATTTTCTGCAAATGATATTGATATTTATAACAATCAAATTCAAATAGGGGATGGTAAAACAAAACCAAGTGTTTTTGGAAAAATAATTCAAGGATTTGTAATTACTCCAAGTGGAGGAATATTGCATTATGATCCTTCTAAAGATTATGGGAATAAGACAAAAATTGATAGCAATGGAGTAGAAAGACATGGTTATGATCAATATATTGATAAAAGTATGCCATCTGATCCTAATTCAGGAACGATGCGTTTAAATAATAATTCACCAAATAAAAATCCTGAAATAATGCCTAAAGATTGGTAA